From a single Lytechinus variegatus isolate NC3 chromosome 9, Lvar_3.0, whole genome shotgun sequence genomic region:
- the LOC121422024 gene encoding cell wall protein DAN4-like: MTDLLDHDASIIIACNIGYSTGMGIVTELMCDNGTLSAPVPICYENCDVDAIPFSNQTTSDSLDHDARLVVACNIGYSTGMGTLTELMCDNGTLSAPVPICYVETTPTDPTTEETTSPDTTTEETTPVTTTVETTPTDPTTEETTSPDTTTEKTTPVITTGERSFVCKLLDFVRQ; this comes from the exons atgacTGATTTGTTGGACCATGATGCGAGTATCATTATAGCCTGTAACATTGGCTACTCTActggtatgggtattgtaacagagctcatgtgtgataacgggaccctttctgcacctgttccaatctgttatg aaaactgtgacgtagatgcaattcctttctcaaatcaaacaacatctgattctttggaccatgatgcaagacTTGTTGTAGCCTGTAACATTGGCTACTCTACTGGTATGGGTACtctaacagagctcatgtgtgataacgggaccctttctgcacctgttcctatctgttatg TAGAAACTACACCAACTGATCCAACGACTGAAGAAACCACATCACCTGACAcaacaacagaagaaactacaccagttaCAACCACTG TAGAAACTACACCAACTGATCCAACGACTGAAGAAACCACATCACCTGACACAACAACAGAAAAAACTACACCAGTTATTACCACAG GAGAGCGAAGTTTCGTGTGCAAGCTGCTagacttcgtcaggcaatga